From the genome of Polyangiaceae bacterium, one region includes:
- a CDS encoding STAS/SEC14 domain-containing protein — translation MSERDEGFVDLGRHAIRIDGDTLTVAVRGVLTGEDMRQLLDLFARIKREHGSLFVLYDGRQCTSVDADARKAATQGRFHEREADLRVAFGVPYVIRTILNMILRAQKVLFNRDVKVHLFEHGNEAHAFLEKERARIRREKGLKTSP, via the coding sequence ATGAGTGAGCGGGACGAAGGCTTCGTGGACCTGGGTCGACACGCGATTCGCATCGATGGCGACACGCTCACGGTGGCCGTGCGAGGTGTGTTGACGGGCGAAGACATGCGGCAACTGCTGGATCTCTTCGCACGCATCAAACGCGAACATGGATCTCTCTTCGTTCTCTACGACGGCCGGCAATGCACGAGCGTCGACGCGGACGCACGCAAAGCGGCGACCCAAGGCCGTTTCCACGAGAGAGAAGCCGATCTTCGCGTGGCTTTCGGCGTTCCGTACGTCATTCGCACCATCCTCAACATGATCCTTCGCGCGCAAAAAGTGCTGTTCAATCGAGACGTCAAGGTCCATCTCTTCGAGCACGGAAACGAGGCCCATGCGTTCCTCGAAAAGGAACGTGCTCGGATACGCCGAGAAAAAGGCTTGAAAACGTCACCCTGA
- a CDS encoding FAD-binding oxidoreductase → MSSPSRRKARLRLAAKVVLGVLMGASLFIGYRLCESGPGFGEDGLTLLTFTCGDTTCDVTFGESPDTCRRDCAESRPRVSGFYSDITRCPQHAEIHVAGDVASVQGAVRTLVRNGKRVKARGQGHSTGLGFCSDGGVVILERLSSLSELERWRGLDTVVIEPGVTFAQLGEHLHARQRSFGPYATGWGGIAVVGAMATGSHGSDTKLPSTISEQLVEVELVDQRGDIVRYNRFDTPADTWRALTAHDGALGIVVRARIEVFPDRKLQLEFQEHELDEFKTDAGIADVFAHCDYAFLNLMLKSNRAHVACGAVTDDPVTDERLTNYLFSPPVHDVELSLVRTAIQWTTVSPWFEGVLERQILGGYQHSVGIEPTHAGGKVTYVGHRGVGWNHRIVNLPRFPYAVPYFSQIDYEVSVRARDMPEIVRIIDDIFDRHQRTLPYTGIIVRFDRATESSFIAGNSVRPGVEKGEALAHIELPTFVPFGYRDEAREAYFKPSDDAVRVILERFHSARLHLGKNRPSLFARFAELDRDGEQRARYQAVVSEMDPYGVFANEHLRQMGLRWPKEGQDFASHYFPETPDYTRTGN, encoded by the coding sequence GTGAGTAGCCCTTCTCGCCGCAAGGCGCGGCTTCGTTTGGCCGCGAAAGTAGTGCTCGGCGTTCTCATGGGCGCCTCGCTCTTCATCGGCTACCGCCTGTGCGAAAGCGGTCCGGGCTTCGGCGAAGACGGGCTCACGCTATTGACGTTCACGTGCGGCGATACCACGTGCGATGTCACGTTCGGCGAAAGCCCCGACACGTGCCGCCGAGATTGCGCCGAATCGCGTCCACGAGTATCGGGATTCTATTCCGATATCACGCGCTGCCCTCAGCATGCCGAGATTCACGTCGCGGGTGACGTCGCGAGCGTACAGGGCGCCGTGCGGACGCTCGTTCGGAATGGCAAACGCGTGAAAGCCCGCGGTCAGGGCCATTCGACGGGACTCGGTTTCTGCTCCGACGGCGGCGTGGTGATCCTCGAACGGCTTTCGAGCCTGAGCGAGCTGGAACGCTGGCGAGGGCTCGATACCGTCGTCATCGAACCGGGCGTGACGTTCGCGCAACTCGGCGAACACTTGCACGCCCGGCAACGTTCGTTCGGCCCTTATGCCACGGGTTGGGGCGGCATTGCGGTCGTCGGCGCAATGGCCACCGGATCGCACGGCTCGGATACCAAGCTGCCGAGCACCATCAGCGAGCAATTGGTCGAAGTGGAGCTCGTCGACCAGCGAGGCGATATCGTCCGCTACAATCGTTTCGACACGCCAGCCGATACCTGGCGCGCGCTCACCGCACACGACGGCGCGCTGGGGATCGTCGTTCGAGCGCGCATCGAGGTGTTTCCGGACCGCAAATTGCAGCTCGAATTCCAAGAACACGAGCTCGACGAATTCAAGACCGACGCAGGTATCGCAGACGTTTTTGCCCACTGCGATTACGCTTTTCTCAACTTGATGCTCAAATCCAATCGAGCTCATGTCGCCTGCGGGGCCGTGACCGACGATCCGGTCACCGACGAGCGACTCACGAATTATCTATTTTCGCCTCCCGTGCACGACGTCGAGCTTTCGCTCGTGCGGACGGCCATTCAATGGACCACGGTGTCCCCGTGGTTCGAAGGCGTGCTCGAACGCCAAATCCTCGGCGGCTACCAGCATTCCGTCGGCATCGAGCCCACCCATGCCGGCGGCAAAGTGACGTACGTGGGCCATCGCGGCGTCGGGTGGAATCATCGCATCGTCAATTTGCCTCGATTTCCATATGCCGTACCTTATTTTTCACAAATCGATTACGAGGTTTCGGTGCGCGCCAGGGATATGCCGGAAATCGTGCGGATCATCGATGATATTTTCGATCGACATCAACGCACGCTGCCTTATACGGGCATCATCGTCCGCTTCGATCGCGCGACCGAGAGCTCGTTCATTGCAGGCAACAGCGTTCGTCCGGGCGTAGAAAAGGGCGAAGCGCTGGCGCATATCGAGCTGCCGACATTCGTGCCTTTCGGCTACCGCGACGAAGCTCGTGAGGCGTACTTCAAGCCATCCGACGATGCCGTGCGGGTCATTCTGGAGCGTTTTCACTCGGCCCGGCTGCACTTGGGAAAGAACCGCCCCTCGTTGTTCGCTCGGTTCGCGGAGCTCGACCGAGACGGCGAGCAGCGCGCACGTTACCAAGCCGTGGTATCGGAAATGGACCCGTACGGAGTATTCGCCAACGAGCACCTACGTCAGATGGGTTTGCGCTGGCCGAAGGAGGGGCAAGACTTCGCGTCCCATTACTTCCCCGAAACCCCCGATTACACCCGGACAGGGAACTGA
- the rnk gene encoding nucleoside diphosphate kinase regulator → MQNQPQLIVTKPDFSRLRSLLCTLPEAQEVAADDLDQELCRATIVEAPEVPSDVVTMNSRVVYEDLQSGAQREITLVYPREADIANQRVSVLAPIGSALLGLRVGQTIEWPLPNGRNTQIRIVRLVYQPEAAGDFHL, encoded by the coding sequence ATGCAAAACCAGCCTCAGCTCATCGTCACCAAGCCGGACTTCTCGCGCCTGCGCTCCCTGCTCTGCACGCTGCCAGAGGCGCAGGAAGTCGCCGCGGACGACCTCGACCAGGAGCTTTGCCGCGCAACCATCGTCGAGGCGCCCGAGGTCCCGAGCGACGTCGTCACAATGAACTCGCGCGTGGTCTACGAAGACCTGCAGAGCGGCGCGCAGCGCGAAATCACCTTGGTCTATCCGCGCGAGGCGGACATCGCGAACCAGCGCGTCTCGGTCCTCGCGCCCATCGGCAGCGCGTTGCTCGGATTGCGCGTCGGTCAAACCATCGAATGGCCACTGCCAAACGGACGCAACACGCAAATCCGCATCGTGCGCCTCGTCTATCAGCCCGAAGCCGCGGGCGACTTCCATTTGTAA
- a CDS encoding P-loop NTPase: MNDRRVHFHVFCSVKGGVGKSTLAVAMAKLLAARGRVPVLIDVDLTGSSLADGLALCAPKMTECVDGSMDLDAPPTGAFLSHAETVNKRHARKLWMLEEPPAPPYLNDALLYQVRVPHRDCRVDAMLWSHERPDGVLYLPSSPLRKDVEDSSMLLHGNEHFKWVRRAAWVLEALLSLRKDITDVVLDMPPGMVGFTHQIIGYLDMLAAGEALTEDFPDLTVPGILASVQIFLLTTPDWNALLPTLEDVASAAMYYPALHLRPIVNRTNFTALSDIQRALRQRELDPALRDLGLEEKLEAVDEGSTLGEIFRRRDLVMTSKEAARLENILLKEER, from the coding sequence ATGAATGACAGGCGAGTCCATTTTCATGTGTTCTGTTCCGTCAAGGGCGGTGTCGGCAAGTCAACGCTGGCTGTCGCGATGGCCAAGCTCCTCGCTGCACGAGGGCGTGTGCCGGTTCTGATCGATGTCGACCTGACGGGCAGCTCCCTCGCCGACGGTCTCGCCCTGTGCGCGCCGAAGATGACGGAGTGTGTCGATGGTAGCATGGATCTCGACGCGCCGCCGACGGGTGCGTTCCTCTCGCACGCGGAAACCGTCAACAAACGTCATGCCCGGAAGCTGTGGATGCTCGAAGAGCCACCTGCGCCTCCGTATCTCAACGACGCGCTGCTCTATCAAGTGAGGGTGCCCCATCGTGATTGTCGCGTGGACGCGATGTTATGGTCGCACGAGCGTCCGGACGGGGTGCTGTATCTGCCCTCGTCGCCATTGCGAAAAGACGTCGAGGATAGCTCGATGTTGCTGCACGGCAATGAGCACTTCAAATGGGTTCGGCGCGCCGCGTGGGTACTCGAAGCGCTGCTTTCTCTGCGAAAGGACATCACCGATGTCGTACTCGATATGCCACCCGGTATGGTTGGTTTTACCCACCAAATCATCGGATATCTCGATATGCTTGCTGCAGGGGAAGCATTGACCGAGGATTTCCCGGATCTCACCGTGCCAGGCATCTTGGCGTCGGTGCAGATCTTTCTGCTCACGACGCCCGACTGGAACGCCTTGTTGCCCACGCTCGAGGATGTCGCTTCGGCAGCGATGTATTATCCCGCGCTTCATCTCCGACCGATTGTCAATCGAACGAACTTCACCGCGCTTTCCGACATTCAGCGCGCGCTTCGGCAGCGCGAGCTGGATCCTGCATTGCGTGACCTTGGGCTAGAAGAGAAACTCGAAGCCGTGGACGAAGGAAGCACGCTCGGAGAGATTTTCCGCCGACGAGATCTCGTAATGACGTCGAAGGAGGCGGCACGTCTTGAAAACATTCTCCTGAAGGAGGAACGATGA